One Roseimaritima multifibrata DNA window includes the following coding sequences:
- a CDS encoding class I SAM-dependent methyltransferase, whose amino-acid sequence MSLQSIVIPDSMREIELSQEATQLMDRANEKIERFMLRDQQVIENFVTCDFHLLGQSLLWIEQNHLLAGDRFCELGSGFGVAAMLAAMQDMEAVGIEIEASLVEQSSELADELGIGVDFFQGSFIPRDVNGLLDWGADIEHVDTGEGDVYEEIGLSMDEFDLFFAFPWPGEHEFFESVFDACAADGALLLTYRGREGMNLVRKQAD is encoded by the coding sequence GTGTCACTACAGTCGATTGTGATCCCGGATTCGATGCGTGAGATCGAATTGTCACAGGAAGCGACCCAGTTGATGGATCGCGCGAATGAGAAGATCGAACGGTTCATGTTGCGGGACCAACAAGTCATCGAGAACTTTGTGACCTGCGACTTTCATTTGCTTGGTCAATCGCTTCTCTGGATTGAGCAGAATCATTTGCTGGCCGGCGATCGTTTTTGTGAACTCGGCAGCGGATTCGGGGTGGCTGCGATGCTGGCGGCGATGCAGGACATGGAGGCCGTTGGCATTGAGATCGAAGCATCGTTGGTGGAACAGTCCAGCGAACTAGCCGACGAGCTGGGGATTGGGGTCGATTTTTTTCAAGGAAGTTTCATCCCCCGCGATGTGAACGGTCTGTTGGACTGGGGGGCCGACATCGAACATGTCGATACAGGCGAGGGGGATGTGTATGAAGAAATCGGGCTATCGATGGATGAGTTCGATCTCTTTTTTGCCTTCCCTTGGCCAGGTGAACACGAGTTTTTCGAATCGGTTTTTGATGCCTGTGCCGCCGACGGAGCCCTGTTGCTGACTTACCGTGGTCGAGAAGGGATGAATCTGGTTCGGAAGCAAGCCGATTAG
- a CDS encoding endonuclease/exonuclease/phosphatase family protein, whose protein sequence is MMVRFRGLVGSCIYLAIAVAFGVVGSAGVAAADDPATTIRIMSFNMWLGGVAGGQSLEQSATLVRASKADVVGLQETEAKSGEGKPGIDNGARLAELLGWHFLDQGGRTAVISRFPITASTPNKWGVQVALPGGKNLYLFNAHFPASPYQPYQLLKIPYGKGRFIETAEQAILEADEARGAPLRRMLSELKSIDSEIPLFVTGDFNEPSHLDWIPAAAAAGACPLAVAWPTTSAVCDAGLLDSFRQVHPDPLKRNAFTWTPSTPPDDPKDRHDRIDFVFHSPHSTAKSAKIVGESTANADIVIDPYPSDHRAVVVEFQLAK, encoded by the coding sequence ATGATGGTTCGATTTCGTGGTCTGGTTGGCAGCTGCATTTATCTGGCGATTGCGGTAGCGTTTGGCGTCGTCGGATCGGCGGGGGTGGCAGCTGCGGATGATCCGGCGACAACGATTCGAATCATGTCGTTTAACATGTGGTTAGGGGGTGTGGCGGGCGGTCAGTCTCTGGAACAGTCCGCCACACTTGTGCGAGCCTCCAAGGCGGATGTTGTTGGGCTGCAAGAGACCGAAGCAAAGTCTGGTGAGGGGAAACCAGGAATCGACAACGGTGCCCGCCTAGCCGAATTGCTCGGTTGGCATTTCCTGGATCAAGGAGGTCGGACGGCCGTGATCAGTCGATTTCCGATCACCGCTTCGACACCAAACAAATGGGGCGTGCAGGTTGCCTTGCCCGGCGGCAAGAACCTCTATTTGTTTAATGCTCATTTCCCCGCTTCCCCTTATCAGCCTTACCAGCTATTGAAAATTCCTTACGGCAAAGGGCGATTTATCGAAACCGCCGAACAAGCGATTCTGGAGGCTGATGAAGCTCGCGGTGCGCCGCTACGACGAATGCTGTCCGAACTGAAATCTATCGATTCGGAAATACCGCTGTTTGTTACCGGCGATTTCAATGAGCCTTCACACTTGGACTGGATACCGGCCGCGGCAGCTGCGGGAGCCTGTCCCCTAGCCGTTGCATGGCCAACGACAAGCGCTGTTTGCGATGCAGGGTTGCTCGATTCCTTCCGCCAAGTTCATCCTGACCCGCTGAAACGCAACGCCTTTACCTGGACTCCGTCGACCCCACCCGATGATCCAAAGGATCGGCACGACCGAATTGATTTTGTGTTTCATAGTCCTCACTCCACTGCAAAATCGGCGAAGATCGTGGGTGAATCGACAGCGAATGCGGATATCGTGATCGATCCGTATCCGTCCGATCATCGAGCAGTGGTCGTAGAATTTCAGCTTGCGAAGTGA
- a CDS encoding DUF4838 domain-containing protein — MHNLSLQWSWIPCFLFLIALTPPSLADSHATAESPPTILLASAEKALLPIVVREDCDAIVLAAAKDLQEYLQKISGAPFTIQEAAADFDGSQPGIVVGLETSFPNRPGRQPFDDSGIGPDQYLLCSTTNQLYVLGSTPMAVENAVWGLLHRMGYRLYFLTDTWEVVPDQPKLSIAICVTEKPDYVTRQAPRGAPWSDRALWARWKTRNRLNSSYSLSTGHAYGNIVRRHQEAFSAHPEYFALVDGERRTGPNAKFCISNPGLRQLVVDHAVATIKANPRLKSISMDPSDGGGWCECDQCAAVGSVSDRALTLANDVATAINKLGLGPKHVGMYGYNQHSPPPNIKAHPNVVISVATAFIRGGYTVEELVEGWQRQDAVIGIRDYHDVFAWSHDLPRKARGGKIDYLTRTIPWFYEHGARFMNSENMDSWGANGLGYWLTPQILWDVDNAQQVDDLIEDFLTGAFGEAAAPMRQFFQLLNQDSVSVRSQEDVIARMYRYLDKAQQLTSDQQIHARIADLILYTRYLELYQTYRVSKGSARQAGFEQVWRHAYRIQDRMMLSTVALCQRDRFRDSAVNVPAEADWKVPEEENPWKSSEPFSTDEIQDILAAGIKANQPTVLDFVAQNYSDDLVPANQLNLAPVAKGRYDNRNRGTQRVHTWLPKPKSTLELQVTGGLIKHYRDRGNVRFQLHAQAEATLDAVDTDNSVPPDGIQRTVRLTSPYSGLHSIEWNDGSDQTQVVWPADIPWTVRSSIEEPMRLGGRWDLYFYVPRGTKIVGGYTDSTKGELHDSEGNRLFDFSEMDSPGYFSVAVPSGQDRALWKFVNSRGSRMLMTVPPYLAPSAETLLLPREVVDADHEE, encoded by the coding sequence ATGCACAACCTATCTCTGCAGTGGTCCTGGATTCCCTGTTTCCTTTTCCTGATCGCGCTGACGCCTCCTTCGCTTGCAGATTCTCACGCGACCGCAGAATCACCGCCGACCATCCTGCTGGCGTCTGCCGAAAAAGCTCTCCTGCCAATCGTGGTCAGAGAGGACTGCGATGCCATCGTGCTGGCCGCCGCTAAAGACCTACAGGAGTATCTGCAAAAGATCAGCGGTGCTCCCTTCACCATTCAAGAAGCGGCAGCAGACTTCGATGGCAGCCAACCGGGAATCGTGGTTGGACTGGAAACCTCGTTTCCAAATCGACCGGGAAGGCAACCGTTTGACGATTCGGGTATCGGACCTGATCAGTACCTTTTATGCTCCACCACAAATCAGCTCTACGTGCTAGGTTCGACACCCATGGCCGTCGAAAACGCGGTCTGGGGTCTGCTGCATCGCATGGGATATCGCTTGTATTTTTTGACCGATACGTGGGAAGTCGTCCCCGATCAGCCTAAATTATCGATTGCGATTTGTGTGACCGAAAAACCGGACTACGTTACGCGTCAGGCGCCGCGTGGTGCCCCATGGTCCGACCGCGCATTATGGGCTCGCTGGAAAACACGCAATCGACTGAACTCTTCTTACTCCCTTAGCACCGGACACGCCTACGGGAACATCGTCAGGCGTCATCAGGAAGCCTTTTCCGCCCACCCAGAGTATTTCGCTTTGGTTGATGGCGAACGTCGCACGGGACCGAATGCGAAGTTCTGCATCAGCAACCCAGGGCTCCGGCAACTGGTCGTCGACCATGCCGTTGCCACGATCAAGGCGAATCCAAGACTTAAAAGCATCTCGATGGATCCGTCGGACGGAGGCGGGTGGTGCGAATGCGACCAATGCGCTGCAGTGGGAAGCGTTTCAGATCGGGCGTTGACCCTTGCCAACGATGTGGCGACCGCGATTAACAAGTTGGGATTAGGGCCCAAACATGTCGGCATGTATGGATACAACCAACACAGCCCACCTCCAAATATCAAAGCCCACCCCAATGTCGTGATCAGCGTAGCAACCGCATTCATCAGGGGTGGGTACACGGTTGAGGAATTGGTCGAAGGCTGGCAACGGCAAGACGCCGTCATCGGCATTCGCGACTATCACGATGTCTTTGCTTGGAGCCATGACCTGCCGAGGAAAGCACGCGGTGGCAAGATCGATTACCTGACCCGCACGATTCCCTGGTTCTACGAACATGGTGCGAGGTTCATGAATTCAGAAAACATGGACAGCTGGGGTGCCAATGGCCTTGGTTATTGGTTAACGCCGCAGATCCTTTGGGATGTCGATAACGCCCAGCAAGTGGATGACCTGATCGAGGACTTTCTGACCGGTGCCTTTGGCGAAGCGGCTGCACCGATGCGACAGTTTTTTCAGTTGCTAAACCAGGACTCGGTATCGGTTCGATCTCAAGAGGACGTCATAGCCCGCATGTACCGATATCTCGACAAGGCTCAACAGCTGACCTCCGACCAACAAATCCATGCCCGTATTGCGGACCTGATTTTGTACACACGCTATCTGGAGCTCTACCAGACCTACCGAGTCTCCAAAGGCTCCGCCAGGCAAGCCGGGTTTGAACAGGTGTGGCGACATGCCTACCGCATTCAAGACAGAATGATGCTGTCGACCGTCGCCCTTTGCCAACGAGACCGTTTTCGCGACTCCGCTGTCAATGTTCCCGCAGAGGCTGACTGGAAGGTTCCCGAAGAAGAGAATCCTTGGAAAAGCAGTGAACCGTTTTCTACAGACGAAATCCAAGACATTCTCGCAGCAGGGATCAAAGCCAATCAGCCAACCGTCCTTGATTTTGTCGCTCAAAACTATAGTGACGATCTTGTTCCCGCGAACCAATTGAACTTGGCTCCGGTCGCCAAAGGACGCTACGACAATCGCAATCGCGGAACGCAGCGGGTTCATACCTGGCTGCCGAAACCGAAATCGACACTCGAACTACAAGTGACCGGTGGGTTGATCAAACACTATCGCGATCGCGGCAACGTTCGATTCCAGCTTCACGCACAAGCGGAAGCGACCCTCGATGCGGTCGACACCGACAACAGTGTGCCCCCCGATGGCATCCAGCGCACCGTTCGCTTAACCAGTCCCTATAGCGGACTTCATTCGATAGAGTGGAACGACGGCAGCGACCAGACCCAAGTCGTTTGGCCTGCGGATATTCCTTGGACCGTACGCTCATCGATCGAGGAACCGATGCGGTTAGGCGGAAGGTGGGACCTCTACTTCTATGTCCCACGCGGAACGAAAATCGTCGGCGGTTATACCGATTCCACAAAAGGCGAATTGCATGATTCAGAGGGCAACCGCCTCTTCGATTTTTCCGAGATGGATTCCCCCGGATACTTCAGTGTCGCCGTTCCCAGCGGTCAGGATCGCGCACTTTGGAAATTTGTCAATTCCCGTGGAAGCCGCATGCTGATGACGGTTCCTCCCTACCTCGCCCCCAGCGCCGAAACGCTGTTGCTACCACGAGAGGTCGTTGACGCCGATCACGAAGAATAG
- a CDS encoding alpha/beta hydrolase — protein MRVMIAKSLLAALVASAAVLSPLYGQEKKEVQVHRDLVYGEVAGAPLTLDLYLPKSETASPLIVWIHGGGWRAGSNKNPPLVKLTEQGFALASIRYRFTDTAIFPAQIHDCKGAIRWLRANAKRYGLDSTRIAVAGSSAGGHLALLVGTSAGVAALEGDTGGNLDYPSDVQAVIDYFGPSDFVLRGQTQPERAYTNQSGSFALLGGTEGERLAVETERFASPANYISKDDPPLLVFHGTADRTVLLDQSQHMVQRYKAAGLEAELVVLENAGHGGKAFYRGVHLAEATRFLVDHLRDPDSQLDPDLTSPTR, from the coding sequence GGCCGCGTTGGTGGCCAGCGCTGCTGTTCTATCGCCGCTGTATGGTCAGGAGAAAAAGGAAGTTCAAGTCCATCGTGATTTGGTCTACGGCGAAGTAGCCGGGGCACCGCTGACGTTGGATTTGTATCTACCCAAAAGCGAAACCGCGTCTCCGTTAATCGTTTGGATTCATGGAGGCGGATGGCGAGCTGGATCCAACAAAAATCCTCCCCTTGTGAAACTGACTGAACAGGGGTTTGCGTTGGCAAGTATTCGGTATCGTTTTACCGATACGGCTATCTTTCCAGCTCAAATTCACGACTGCAAAGGGGCAATCCGTTGGTTGCGGGCGAACGCGAAACGCTACGGTTTGGATTCGACCAGAATCGCGGTCGCAGGCAGTTCCGCGGGCGGGCATCTGGCGCTGTTGGTCGGGACCTCTGCCGGCGTTGCTGCTCTGGAAGGGGATACCGGCGGGAACCTTGACTACCCATCCGATGTCCAGGCCGTCATCGATTACTTCGGGCCATCCGATTTCGTGTTGCGAGGTCAGACTCAACCCGAGCGTGCGTACACCAATCAGTCAGGCAGCTTTGCACTGTTGGGCGGTACCGAAGGCGAAAGGTTAGCTGTCGAAACGGAACGGTTTGCCAGTCCCGCGAACTATATCTCTAAGGACGACCCACCGTTGCTGGTGTTCCATGGCACCGCCGATCGGACCGTGTTGTTGGATCAAAGCCAACATATGGTCCAGCGTTACAAGGCAGCGGGACTAGAGGCGGAATTGGTTGTTCTTGAAAACGCCGGCCATGGTGGGAAAGCCTTCTATCGAGGCGTTCACCTTGCGGAAGCAACACGCTTTTTGGTCGATCATCTTCGTGATCCGGATTCGCAACTGGATCCGGATTTGACTTCCCCGACGCGGTAA